The sequence TAAATAAACACGGTTTGCGCCAAAGTTGGCTTTGTTATTTTGTATTTGTGGGTTAGGATATTCCCCGTCTTGTATTGtttggtttattattattattattattattataattaatatatatattaatatatatatatatatatatatatatataggggcaggatcaatggggaagtagtcaatcggggagaagcgggggaagcaaaaaaaaaaaatcgttttttttggattttttttttccgacatcaagatcacatgaaaatatgaacatttagaaatgacacttcgtgatgaatgttattatttaggcgggaaaacgatcgacaaaaataacattcaagataatattattcgtgaaaaatgttaacgttttttttctccatgttttgtgaagtaaaatttagcccgatttagagtttaaggtttggggtttggtgttttgggtttattccataaactcaaaacaccaaactctaaaccctaaaccctaaactctaaaccgttcgtgttaaaaactcaatctaaatcctaaatctaaaccctaaatctaaatcttaaaccctaaatttctaaaccctaatatctaaaacctataaaccctaatatctaaaccctaagagctaaaacctcaacatacgctcgaaaaacacgataattgttatatattacttcttcgagcgttttcccgccaaaataaaaacatttatcacaaagtgtctttattaaatgttcatattttcatcccatctataatgttcgtgaacaaagttttttcaaaaaacgaaaaataaaaaaCTTTTTGCTTCCTtccgtttccccccgattggttacttccctcttgatcctactatatatatatatatatatatatatatatatatatatatatatatatatatatatatatatatatatatatatatatatatatatatatatatatatatatatatatatatcgtttctttttgccatttaaaaaaaaatcataaataaacaCGGTTTGTCTAAAAAGTTTCAAAGATAAAATGAAACGTTTTCATTGGTGAACTTCCCTCCATTTTACCAACAAATTCAAATAACTCAAATCGTCTTTCCAACAGGATAATAAAGTCGCATTCTTTTCGAATCGATCAAACTAGGTCAAAATGTCAAAATCAAACAACCTGAAACCCATCAATTCTTCACAATCCAATTTCATTTCTTCAAATTTCattgacgatgatgatgatttcCAAAACCCAACTCAATTCTTATCACTCACCCAAAGAAAACCTAGCTCATCACAGCTAATTAAACCCTCAAATTCTGCTAACAATCGACCATCAAAAAAACCTAAAAAACGTCACCTTTATCCTGGTAAAGAGAATCTTGAAACCCTAACTGATTCGGGCCTGGGTCCTGATTcggatttctctttagaatcgatTGAACCTACTGTACTCTGCACCAACAGATTAGATGTTAGTGAAGCCTTTTCGGTTGCGAGTAACGAGAAAAAGATTAAATTGAAAGAGGGGTTTGGTAGTTTATTGAATTCGATCGAGTCTAGGTTGTTGTTGAGGTCTAAGGGGGATTGTAGTTTAGGTGTTTGTGAAAATGCTTGTGAGAAATTTGATGAAAATGGATATGGGGGATTTAAGGATATTCAGGAGACGGGTACCACACAACTTGATGTGTTGTTGGATTTATGCTGTTCAGATGAAGGAGAAGGGATTGGAGTtggtgaagatgaagatgaagatgatgtcgATTTGGATTTGGATGTGGATGATAGTGGTTTTATTAGTTGTCCAATTTGTGGTCTTGATATTTCTAAAATGAGTGATGAGCTGAGACAAGTTCATACGAATGAGTGTATCGATAAAGAACAGGGTTGCGATCAAGTAAGATCTCTTGCTTATGCTTCGTTTCCTTTTAAATGTATCAGATTTCAGTTTGCTACTGTTATATATAACTGAATCTTTGCACTTACATTAACAATTTATAAATTAGTATATTCTCCTTGAAGACTAGCCTCAAATTTTATATGAATATGGTAACCATACAATTATCAGGCGCCGAGTATATATAGTGGCCGCATAGTGAAATAGATTATATTCTGCTTTACGATAGGCTATAAAGTCAAAGTGTCATTCTGAATGATTCATAATATTACTCCGTAGTTTATATGTAGAACATTTGGCTTATGCGTACATTATAAACATTTTAATGATCTGCCATTGGTATAAACATATTAATGATCTGCCAACTGTGTAAACATTTTTATGATTTACCAACAGAACAATATGGGTTAATATGTTTTTTGGAAACCGATTCTTTGTATGTTTTGAAGGTAAACATTCCTGATAACGATTATGTTTTGGAATGTCCTGGAGATGTACTTGACAATCCCCCTTCTGGAGCTCATGGGCAAGTTCTCGATGACCCCTCATGTCAAGTTCCTAAGCAAACGAATCATGTATCTCCTATTTCTGTATGGCTTCAAAATCTTGGCTTATCACGCTATGAAGAAGTTTTCGTCCGTGAAGAAATTGATTATGACAGTCTGAAGTGGCTCACAGACGAGGTACACCTCTTGCAAGATTTGTTGGCTCTTCATCATACAATATTTAATGATTTAactaaattttatttattttttatttgtgTCCATGTCAAAACTTTGCACTTCTTATCTCTTATCAAGTTAAGTCGGAGTTTTTTTTTGTATCTTGCAGGATCTATGTAAAATAGGTATTACTGCTCTTGGGCCCAGAAAGAAAATTGTTCATGCTCTTAATGAACTGAGAACAGGATCGGCTGAAGAAGTTAAGCTACCTGATATAGTTGCACACAAGGAAACTAAAATCACCCCAAATAAGTTGATTACCGATTTCTTCCCTGGTTTTACTGGGAAAGTGAAAAATAGTTCTAGTATTGGGCCACAGGTTGGTAAAACTAATTCAAATGATGGCAAGAAACGTACCGCGGGTAAAATGAACTTTTTAAATAGAAAGTTGCGAGATATACCCTCATGGTGTTCAATAACTGGAACACCATTTCGTGTGGTAAGCTCTATTTTTTAGACTTTgtatcttctttttcttcttcttaaagtTTGTAAATTGAATTGCATGTGTTTTTCTTCCTCTAATATGCTTCTGGAATTTTCTGTTGCTAATGACGGTTCTCATTGATATTGATACTTTCAAAGGTTAAAGTAACGatgcatttttaatttatatcAATTTTTATTCTGCCAGGACGCATTTAAATATTTGAGAAGGGATTGCTTCCATTGGTTCCTTACTCACTTTCATGCAGATCGTAAGTGTAATCCTGTTATACATCAATTGGCCTAAAGAATTACAAATATGTTCAGACTTGCATCTGACTTGTGATAACTAAATAACATTACTCACGTAGTTACATATACGTTTCCTAATTCTGCTTTTCTTGTGGTCCTGCAGATTACGGGGGTCTTACAAAGTCTTTCTGTCATGGGAAAATTTACTGCTCCTTAATTACTGCAAAACTTGTAAATCTCAAAATCGGTATCCCGTGGGTAAACATTGAAATATTACCTCTAAATCAAAAAGTAAACATTGATGGAGTTGGTGTTACGTGCTTCGATGCTAATCATTGTCCAGGTGCCATCATAATTCTGTTTGAACCGCCAAATGGTAAGGTATGTAAATATGTATCACGTTGACTTTTTTATTTCGATTTTTAACTATGTATGATTTACCATTTCTGAACTTggtcaacgttttcttgaataggCTATTTTACACACTGGAGACTTTCGTTTTAGTGATGATATGGCAAGGATCTCTGGTTTGCAGACACGTGTGCACACTTTAATCTTAGATACAACCTATTGTAACCCTCAGGTATACAAACATAATGTTTCtggtagattattattattattattttttattttattttgatttACTAATGATTCTGGCAGTATGACTTTCCGAAGCAAGAGGCTGTAATCCAGTACGTTCTTGAGGCCATTCAAGCGGAAGCTTTTAACCCAAAAACTCTGTTTCTGATTGGCAGCTATACAATCGGTAAGTCCTTTTTTTTCCAGTGAGGTTCTCATACATGATGTCATCAttgtttgactttttttttttgtttaaaaaaattGATTAAATAGGAAAAGAAAGGTTGTTCATGGAGGTTGCTCGTGTTCTTCGTAAGAAAATTTATGTTAATGCAGCAAAAATGCGAGTTTTAGAATGTTTAGGAATGCCTAAAGAAGATATGCAATGGCTAACGTTGGATGAAAGGGAGAGCCACATTCACGTTGTGCCTATGTGGACACTCGCTAGCTTTAAAAGACTCAAACATGTTTCTAACACATATATGGTTAGTGGTTCAgtgttttattattatcattaattattaattatcattgAAACAACAATTTAAAATATTACTGCATGTATTATATCAGGGTCGATATAGTCTTATAGTTGCTTTCTCTCCAACTGGTTGGTCATTCGGTAAAGGAAAGAAATCATCCCCAGGAAAGAGGTGGCAGCAGGGTACTATTATAAGGtacgagtaattattaattataatcaaatattaaattattaaattatatatatatattaatgaaatgTATTTATATAATTTCGTTTTTTTGATTCAGGTATGAGGTTCCATATAGCGAGCATAGCAGCTTTACAGAACTCAAAGACTTTGTGAAATTTATTACTCCAAATAACATAATTCCGAGCGTAAATAATCATAGCCAAGAATCTGCAAGCAAGATGATCAATCTCTTATCGTCTTAATTCATTACAACGCTCATACTTTTAATTGACATATACAACTGTTAGAACCATGTTGTTAAATTCATAAGTTTTGTTGTATTTTACTTACTAAAACAATGATATTTATCTGTTGATTAATTTGCACAGActtggttttttttttttctttatacaaGCTATTTGGTTTGGTAGCTTAGGGCCTGTTTACTTAGGCATTAATGGGACTTAATGTTCTAGAATGATTATTCGGTAAGCACTCATAGTTGTTTACTTAGAGCTTAATTTTTTAGCTTAAATCTATACAAGGGTAAATCGTTAATCAAAGAAATGGGTGTTGTCCCATCTGGCCACTTATTTCCAGAGTTGCCCTCTCTTTCTTCAACTACACCATAAATTAAAGTTGCAACAAGTAAACAGAGAGTAGTTGAATACTGTAATTTAGTTCAGACATTTGTTGTTGTCTTAAACTGAACCAGAGTGATTCATCATCAGATAAGCACATGAATGAAGTATAAAATTTGGAATCACTTCAAGGCTATATGGTTGCACTATTTAAATTCTAGCTACCAGGTGGCGTGATTGCGCAATATGGGCAGCTTGCATCTTTTATGGAGTATTTATTAGGTGGTTtttgtttttaagatgtttttgcctaaagatctgcggaccatgtctGTAAAGAAGATATGGTTTGGAGGTCTGTATGCTTCAAAAAACAAAGTTTGCGGTAAAAACGTCTGCAAGCACGCAgacataagatataataagatatgcagACAGAAAAACATACGACACCTTAGTCTTATTATTACCGagtgttatttttattttttatactaAAATTGAAACATTAAAATTTAGTATATTTCTCTAGACAGTATGGGTCAACATGGGTCAAACTAATGTCAGTAAATTTAACGAAACCAAACATTAGGTTTGGTGTCTTTGCAAGGTTTTTAAGTCATATTTGATTCAAATCTTTAGTCATTAGGTTTAAACACGTTTGTATTGACTATTGAGCTATTGAAGATAATCGGTAAATGAATGAGGCCTTTGATGTTCAAGTTACCTGGAGAGGGTTGTATATAGTTTAAGTGGGTTATTTCGTGACCCTTTTTATGGTTATTTTTCTAGCCACGCTAAAATGTGTTGCTAGTGAAGTTTGAAAATGAGATACATTTTCGTTTTAGCACTTTTTTGTTTATATGTACTTTCAAATTCAAttcaaagtttatgaatacattaaAGAAACGTGTGAAGTTTTATTATCAATATACAACGTGTCTCTTATCTAATAACCGCATTTCAACGAAAATTGATCTCATTGAATTTGATGTAGATGTTTCACGTGTCCTTTGTTCCACGTGTAATCATGTTCAAGAAGATGTTTCTCTTTGTTTCATTGCCAGTTGGTTTCTCAAAGTATGGGATAAAATCCCTGAATGGACGAACGCTCCTCTCCTTTATTGGTTAATCACTTAATCATTGATGACATTCCGGTGTGGATCTCTGCTTCTCAAATTATCGGCAACCAATGATTGGTTCTTCATGTTATTCTGCCGTCTTCTTCGTGGACAATATGGCGATATCAGAATAATGTTATTTTTCAAGACTCAAAATTTAGGAAAAGTCATATTATCCATTGTATTGTTAACACTTTTGATTGAATCTCTTGGATTAGCTGCACTGCGTGGTTGCAAAACTCGTTGTTTTCATTGTAATTTCTCTAGTACCTTTCTATAAGAGTACTGCTCTCAACAATGACACTCTTATTCGTCACAATAGACCATCAATGCCACATCAACATGCTCTTCCAATTTTCCTCTCCAAAACGTGAATATTACCATGAATGACATACTCTCTAATCATGAATTGAATCCACCtttaattattttaatatttaaactcattattattacttatatcatttatattagtatttttatttgtaatatatatatatatatatatatatatatatatatatatatatatatatatatatatatatatatatatatatatatatatatatattggtaggatcaagagggaagtaaccaatcggggggaagcggggagaagcaaattttttttcttcgttttttgaaaaaattttgttcacgaacattatagattggatgaaaatatgaacatttaataaagacactttgtgataaatgtttttattttggcgggaaaacgctcgaagaagcaatatataacaattatcgtgtttttcgagcgtatgttgaggttttagatattaaggtttagatattagggtttatagcgtttagatattagggtttagggtttagatttaaggtttagatttaagatttagattgagtttttaacacgaacggtttagagtttagggtttagggtttggtgttttgggtttatggaataaacccaaaaaaccaaaccctaaactctaaatcgggctaaattttacttcacaaaacatgaaaaaaaaacgttcacattcttcacgaacaatattatcttgaatgttatttttgtcgatcgttttcccgcctaaataataacattcatcacgaagtgtcttttctaaatgttcatattttcgtgtgatcttgatgccggaaaaaaaaaattccaaaaaaacaaaaaaaaaaaat comes from Rutidosis leptorrhynchoides isolate AG116_Rl617_1_P2 chromosome 4, CSIRO_AGI_Rlap_v1, whole genome shotgun sequence and encodes:
- the LOC139904036 gene encoding uncharacterized protein encodes the protein MSKSNNLKPINSSQSNFISSNFIDDDDDFQNPTQFLSLTQRKPSSSQLIKPSNSANNRPSKKPKKRHLYPGKENLETLTDSGLGPDSDFSLESIEPTVLCTNRLDVSEAFSVASNEKKIKLKEGFGSLLNSIESRLLLRSKGDCSLGVCENACEKFDENGYGGFKDIQETGTTQLDVLLDLCCSDEGEGIGVGEDEDEDDVDLDLDVDDSGFISCPICGLDISKMSDELRQVHTNECIDKEQGCDQVNIPDNDYVLECPGDVLDNPPSGAHGQVLDDPSCQVPKQTNHVSPISVWLQNLGLSRYEEVFVREEIDYDSLKWLTDEDLCKIGITALGPRKKIVHALNELRTGSAEEVKLPDIVAHKETKITPNKLITDFFPGFTGKVKNSSSIGPQVGKTNSNDGKKRTAGKMNFLNRKLRDIPSWCSITGTPFRVDAFKYLRRDCFHWFLTHFHADHYGGLTKSFCHGKIYCSLITAKLVNLKIGIPWVNIEILPLNQKVNIDGVGVTCFDANHCPGAIIILFEPPNGKAILHTGDFRFSDDMARISGLQTRVHTLILDTTYCNPQYDFPKQEAVIQYVLEAIQAEAFNPKTLFLIGSYTIGKERLFMEVARVLRKKIYVNAAKMRVLECLGMPKEDMQWLTLDERESHIHVVPMWTLASFKRLKHVSNTYMGRYSLIVAFSPTGWSFGKGKKSSPGKRWQQGTIIRYEVPYSEHSSFTELKDFVKFITPNNIIPSVNNHSQESASKMINLLSS